Proteins encoded together in one Phyllostomus discolor isolate MPI-MPIP mPhyDis1 chromosome 6, mPhyDis1.pri.v3, whole genome shotgun sequence window:
- the LOC114500486 gene encoding olfactory receptor 51I2 — MALFNVTHPASFLLTGIPGLVSSHSWLAGPLCVMYAVAFGGNAVILQAVRMEPSLHKPMYYLLSLLSFSDVAMSMATLPTVLRTFCLNARNIAFDACLIQMFLIHSFSMMESGILLSMSLDRYVAICNPLHYATVLTDGVIAGMGIAVTARSFITLFPLPFLIMRLPICRSNILSHSYCLHPDMMKLACADITINSIYGLFVLISTFGMDLCFIFLSYVLILRSVMAIASHEERLKALNTCVSHILAVLAFYVPMIGVSIVHRFGKHVPRYIHVLMSNIYLFVPPVLNPLIYSAKTKEIRRAIVRMFRHIKM; from the coding sequence atggcattgttcaatgtcactcatcctgcttccttcctcctgACTGGTATCCCTGGTCTGGTGAGCTCTCACTCTTGGCTAGCAGGGCCCCTCTGTGTAATGTATGCTGTGGCCTTTGGGGGCAATGCAGTGATTTTGCAGGCTGTGCGAATGGAGCCCAGCCTCCACAAGCCCATGTACTACCTCCTGTCTTTGCTGTCCTTCAGTGATGTGGCCATGTCCATGGCTACACTGCCTACTGTACTCAGAACCTTCTGCCTCAATGCCCGCAACATTGCTTTTGATGCCTGCCTAATTCAGATGTTTCTCATTCATTCCTTCTCCATGATGGAATCAGGTATTCTCCTGTCCATGAGCTTAgaccgctatgtggccatttGCAATCCCTTGCACTATGCCACTGTGCTCACCGATGGAGTCATCGCTGGAATGGGTATAGCTGTGACTGCTCGGAGCTTCATTAccctctttcctcttccattCCTTATCATGAGGCTGCCTATCTGCAGATCCAATATCCTTTCCCACTCCTACTGCCTACATCCAGACATGATGAAGCTGGCCTGTGCTGATATCACTATCAACAGCATCTATGGACTCTTTGTTCTTATATCCACCTTTGGCATGGATCTGTGTTTTATCTTCCTCTCCTATGTGCTCATTCTGCGTTCAGTCATGGCCATTGCTTCCCATGAGGAACGCCTCAAAGCTCTCAACACATGTGTGTCACATATCCTGGCTGTACTTGCATTTTACGTGCCAATGATTGGGGTCTCCATAGTGCACCGCTTTGGGAAGCATGTCCCACGTTACATACATGTCCTCATGTCCAACATCTACCTTTTTGTGCCCCCTGTGCTCAACCCTCTCATTTATAGCGCCAAGACAAAGGAGATCCGCCGAGCCATTGTCCGCATGTTTCGCCACATCAAAATGTGA
- the LOC114500490 gene encoding olfactory receptor 51I2-like → MGGNPGNHSELPPFTLTGLPGLETSQHWIFLLLGTLYIVSIVGNAFILFIIKEKQSLHQPMYYFLSLLSVNDLGVSFSTLPTVLATFCFHLRKITFDSCMAQMFFIHFFSVTESGILLVMSFDRYVAICNPLRYATVLTDARVARMGMSVIIRSFCMVFPMPVLLKRLPFCKDNVLSHAYCLHPDLIRLPCGDITINNIFGLSVVISTFGVDSALILLSYVLILRSVLGIASWEERLKTLNTCVSHMCAVLIFYVPMVGVSMAARYRRYVPQYVHTLMSLIYLFVPPMLNPVIYSIKTKEIRRRLFKILLGTKF, encoded by the coding sequence ATGGGAGGTAACCCCGGCAACCATTCAGAGTTGCCTCCTTTCACCCTGACTGGTCTCCCAGGACTGGAGACCTCCCAACACTGGATATTTCTGCTCCTTGGGACTCTCTACATTGTCTCCATTGTGGGCAATGCCTTTATCCTTTTTATTATCAAGGAGAAGCAGAGCTTGCATCAGCCTATGTACTACTTCCTGTCCCTGTTATCAGTTAACGACTTAGGTGTGTCATTTTCCACACTGCCCACTGTGCTGGCcacattttgctttcatttaagGAAGATCACCTTTGATTCTTGCATGGCTCAGATGTTCTTTATCCACTTCTTCTCTGTCACAGAGTCTGGAATCCTGCTGGTTATGAGTtttgaccgctatgtggccatctgtaaTCCACTACGCTATGCCACAGTGCTCACTGATGCCCGTGTGGCACGCATGGGCATGTCTGTTATCATTCGCAGTTTCTGCATGGTTTTCCCAATGCCTGTCCTTCTGAAGAGGTTGCCTTTCTGCAAGGACAATGTACTCTCCCATGCCTACTGTCTGCATCCAGATCTGATCCGCCTGCCCTGTGGTGACATCACCATCAATAATATTTTTGGTCTATCCGTTGTCATCTCTACCTTTGGTGTGGACTCTGCACTCATTCTTCTCTCCTATGTGCTCATACTACGCTCAGTACTTGGCATTGCTTCTTGGGAGGAGCGGTTAAAGACACTCAACACATGTGTGTCACATATGTGTGCTGTTCTTATCTTCTATGTGCCCATGGTTGGTGTGTCCATGGCAGCTCGCTACAGGAGGTATGTTCCACAGTATGTGCACACACTCATGTCCCTCATTTATCTCTTTGTTCCTCCAATGCTCAACCCTGTTATCTACTCCATCAAAACTAAAGAGATTCGTCGAAGGCTTTTCAAAATACTACTGGGGACCAAGTTTTAA